Proteins encoded together in one Cryptosporangium minutisporangium window:
- a CDS encoding acyl-CoA dehydrogenase family protein encodes MDGYFTTERHDRIRQEVRTFAEQEVRPRVPEMEDDRGVAHELSRLIARQGWIGATIGAEYGGMDAGHVAKTILIEELSRVSGAMGAMVQASQLGTAKILHFGTEAQKRRWLPAIAAGDCLPTIAVTEKTSGSHVLGMSTTARRDGDSYVLNGRKAFVGNSHVGDLHGVVARTGSGSRGLSAFLVEADRPGFSLAPHRPAMGLPGFSFGELIFDDCRVPAANLLGAEGDGLDVAYSSSILVGRPNLTAVSLGIHEAIVAETVRFATWQRRYGQPVAELPTVRDQIGRMQSALMTARLAAYHAAHLLDEGQPCDAELQNAKLINAEYALDSARLALEIHGAHGLFPEESPITRYQRDAFHILPPAGTSAVQRLRLAETALGTVKGAPWSTRFAQAPEPAELVPLPTPRPEAFAKAEAV; translated from the coding sequence ATGGACGGCTATTTCACCACCGAGCGCCACGACCGGATCCGGCAGGAGGTGCGGACGTTCGCCGAGCAGGAGGTCCGCCCCCGCGTCCCGGAGATGGAGGACGACCGCGGCGTCGCCCACGAGCTGTCCAGACTCATCGCCCGCCAGGGCTGGATCGGCGCCACGATCGGCGCCGAGTACGGCGGTATGGACGCCGGTCACGTCGCGAAGACGATCCTCATCGAGGAACTGTCCCGGGTCAGCGGGGCGATGGGCGCGATGGTGCAGGCGTCGCAGCTCGGCACCGCGAAGATCCTCCACTTCGGCACCGAAGCGCAGAAGAGACGGTGGCTGCCGGCGATCGCGGCCGGAGACTGCCTGCCGACGATCGCGGTCACCGAGAAGACGTCCGGCAGCCACGTCCTCGGGATGTCGACCACCGCCCGGCGCGACGGCGACTCCTACGTGCTGAACGGACGCAAGGCGTTCGTCGGCAACAGCCACGTCGGTGACCTGCACGGCGTCGTCGCGCGGACCGGCAGCGGCAGCCGCGGGCTCTCGGCGTTCCTGGTCGAGGCCGATCGCCCCGGCTTCTCGCTCGCGCCGCACCGCCCGGCGATGGGGCTGCCCGGGTTCAGCTTCGGGGAGCTGATCTTCGACGACTGCCGGGTGCCCGCGGCGAACCTCCTCGGAGCGGAGGGCGACGGGCTGGACGTCGCGTACTCGTCCAGCATTCTGGTCGGCCGGCCGAACCTGACCGCGGTGTCGCTCGGCATCCACGAGGCGATCGTCGCCGAGACCGTGCGCTTCGCGACCTGGCAGCGGCGGTACGGGCAGCCGGTCGCCGAACTCCCGACCGTCCGGGACCAGATCGGGCGCATGCAGTCGGCGCTGATGACCGCCCGGCTCGCGGCCTACCACGCTGCGCACCTGCTCGACGAGGGCCAACCCTGCGACGCCGAGTTGCAGAACGCCAAGCTGATCAACGCGGAGTACGCGCTCGACTCGGCCCGACTCGCGCTGGAGATCCACGGCGCCCACGGTCTGTTTCCGGAGGAATCGCCGATCACCCGCTACCAGCGCGACGCGTTCCACATCCTTCCGCCGGCTGGCACGTCGGCGGTGCAGCGGCTGCGCCTGGCCGAGACCGCGCTCGGCACGGTGAAGGGCGCGCCCTGGTCCACCCGGTTCGCCCAGGCCCCGGAGCCCGCGGAGCTCGTCCCGCTCCCGACACCCCGCCCGGAGGCTTTCGCGAAGGCCGAAGCGGTCTGA
- a CDS encoding EAL and HDOD domain-containing protein codes for MVQRGTSMLKPFPDGSAPPLIHVGRRPVHDRAGAVVAYRLLFRDTAVGAVATPARTAALTQTIVAAFTEFGIEELVGPVTCLVAVNRDFLAGVVPLPFAPGRTVLAVDDPFPLDDVAVAGAAGLAGRGFPLAVDAYTWGTPQERLLPLADYVTLDLRGADRATADAARHRFSAYPRARLIAGHLETAEQFEHAFELGFRLFEGPAVGRVAVASRPGLSTTATARLRLIAVLSREDVSIDDVTTAVTQDPAVSYRLLRAAGAAASGQTSKVTSLREAVVLLGLDRIRGWVALMLLSDSATFDRHRASVVLSRARFCRDLAALHDAPPDAAFTVGLLSGLAEILGLPTDRLVAALPLADALIAALVDGAGPLGAVLRTAVRYSDGVVERLPGVVDPRRLVEAQLGAFRWTNRLLATAV; via the coding sequence GTGGTGCAACGGGGGACGAGCATGCTCAAGCCGTTCCCGGACGGCTCTGCCCCGCCGCTCATCCACGTCGGGCGTCGCCCCGTCCACGATCGGGCCGGTGCCGTCGTCGCCTACCGGTTGCTGTTCCGCGACACCGCGGTGGGGGCCGTCGCGACGCCGGCCCGCACCGCGGCGCTCACCCAGACGATCGTGGCCGCGTTCACCGAGTTCGGCATCGAGGAGCTGGTCGGGCCGGTGACCTGCCTGGTCGCCGTGAACCGCGACTTCCTCGCCGGCGTGGTGCCGCTGCCGTTCGCGCCGGGCCGCACCGTGCTCGCCGTCGACGACCCGTTCCCGCTGGACGACGTCGCCGTCGCCGGTGCGGCCGGGCTGGCCGGCCGGGGGTTTCCGCTCGCGGTGGACGCGTACACCTGGGGAACGCCGCAGGAGCGCCTGCTCCCGCTCGCCGACTACGTGACGCTCGACCTCCGCGGCGCCGACCGGGCCACGGCCGACGCGGCCCGCCACCGGTTCTCCGCCTATCCGCGGGCCCGCCTGATCGCGGGCCACCTGGAGACCGCGGAACAGTTCGAGCACGCGTTCGAGCTGGGCTTCCGGCTGTTCGAAGGGCCGGCGGTCGGGCGGGTGGCGGTCGCGTCCCGTCCCGGGCTCTCCACCACCGCGACCGCTCGGCTGCGCCTGATCGCGGTGCTCAGCCGGGAGGACGTGTCGATCGACGACGTCACCACCGCGGTGACGCAGGATCCCGCGGTCAGCTACCGCCTGCTGCGCGCGGCCGGTGCCGCGGCGTCCGGGCAGACCAGCAAGGTGACGTCGCTCCGGGAGGCGGTCGTCCTGCTCGGCCTCGACCGGATCCGCGGGTGGGTGGCGCTGATGCTGCTCAGTGACTCCGCGACGTTCGACCGGCACCGGGCCTCGGTCGTGCTCAGCCGGGCCCGCTTCTGCCGTGACCTCGCCGCGCTCCACGACGCGCCGCCGGACGCCGCGTTCACCGTCGGCCTGCTCTCCGGCCTCGCCGAGATCCTGGGCCTGCCCACCGACCGGCTGGTCGCCGCCCTCCCGCTCGCGGACGCGCTGATCGCCGCCCTGGTCGACGGGGCCGGTCCGCTCGGCGCCGTCCTGCGCACCGCCGTCCGCTACAGCGACGGGGTGGTCGAGCGGCTGCCGGGGGTGGTGGATCCGCGCCGGCTCGTCGAGGCGCAGCTCGGCGCCTTCCGATGGACGAACCGCCTGCTCGCGACCGCGGTGTGA
- a CDS encoding TerC family protein: MGVTATGWALTIGVILALLALDLVLGTVRPHAVGFREATAWSVFYILVAVVFGVVLAGQYGWGYGAEYFAGYIVEKSLSVDNLFVFVIIMSTFAVPREHQHKVLTFGIIAALVLRAIFIAVGAALLQLFSFMFLIFGLILLWTAVQLFRHRAEDPDIENNALVRNARRILPVTDDYIDGRLLARVDGRRVVTPLFLVLIAIGGTDILFALDSIPAVFGVTDEAYLVFVANAFALLGLRALFFLVTGLLDRLVYLSAGLALILAFIGVKLVLHWAHGLSDAVPEIPTPLSLVVILGILAITTVASLLKTRRDPAAKAHAGVVLGSPSHGASPPAGDERPRGRHRSS, translated from the coding sequence GTGGGCGTCACGGCCACGGGGTGGGCGCTGACCATCGGCGTGATCCTCGCGCTGCTCGCGCTGGACCTGGTGCTCGGCACCGTCCGCCCGCACGCGGTCGGGTTCCGTGAGGCCACCGCCTGGTCGGTGTTCTACATCCTGGTCGCGGTGGTGTTCGGCGTCGTCCTCGCCGGACAGTACGGCTGGGGCTACGGCGCCGAGTACTTCGCCGGCTACATCGTCGAGAAGAGCCTCTCGGTCGACAACCTGTTCGTCTTCGTCATCATCATGTCCACGTTCGCTGTGCCCCGCGAGCACCAGCACAAGGTGCTGACGTTCGGGATCATCGCCGCACTGGTGCTGCGGGCGATCTTCATCGCGGTCGGGGCGGCCCTGCTCCAGCTGTTCTCGTTCATGTTCCTGATCTTCGGGCTGATCCTGCTGTGGACCGCCGTCCAACTGTTCCGGCACCGGGCCGAGGACCCGGACATCGAGAACAACGCCCTGGTGCGGAACGCGCGCCGGATACTCCCGGTCACCGACGACTACATCGACGGACGCCTGCTGGCCCGCGTCGACGGGCGTCGAGTCGTGACCCCGCTGTTCCTGGTACTGATCGCGATCGGCGGCACCGACATCCTGTTCGCCCTGGACTCGATCCCCGCCGTCTTCGGCGTCACCGACGAGGCGTACCTGGTCTTCGTCGCGAACGCGTTCGCGCTGCTCGGTCTGCGGGCGCTGTTCTTCTTGGTCACCGGCTTGCTCGACCGCCTGGTGTACTTGTCGGCCGGGTTGGCGCTGATCCTGGCGTTCATCGGCGTCAAGCTGGTGCTGCACTGGGCGCACGGGCTGAGCGACGCGGTGCCCGAGATCCCGACGCCGCTCTCGCTCGTCGTCATTCTCGGGATCCTGGCGATCACCACCGTGGCGAGCCTGCTCAAGACCCGGCGGGATCCGGCGGCGAAGGCACACGCCGGCGTCGTCCTGGGCTCCCCGTCGCACGGCGCCTCGCCCCCCGCGGGCGACGAGCGGCCACGCGGCCGCCACCGCAGCAGCTGA
- a CDS encoding phytase has protein sequence MRLLAALVMLATALTPDAATAPATRPGAVPTAAAAVETEPVAHSAAAALDVGLWRDPARRRRSMLVGTDQKGPLETYDLSGRRLQRINNVYPTGVDVRGNVVVATSGRTLRVYTVDPGTRRLTQRAVVPTGVTPYGLCLYRSARTERLHAFATSVGGRVEQWQLTVRGRRVAAKSLRTWKIGTRLDACVADDSNGALYVSEQRYAVWRYRAEPDAGLGRTRVDWAKTRWSGADGKVTANAEGLAIAGDRLYVSSQGSSDFAVYHRVSNAYLGRFRVANSTGDSGVDGCQDSVGIEATSRPLGPRFPNGLFVCHDGYNVDDTTVHRENFKLVPMTRAMRP, from the coding sequence ATGCGTCTTCTCGCCGCCCTGGTCATGCTGGCCACGGCCCTCACCCCGGACGCCGCCACCGCACCGGCGACCCGCCCCGGGGCCGTCCCCACCGCCGCGGCCGCGGTGGAGACCGAGCCGGTGGCCCACTCCGCCGCCGCCGCGCTCGACGTCGGGCTCTGGCGGGATCCCGCGCGGCGCCGCCGGTCGATGCTGGTGGGTACCGACCAGAAGGGCCCGCTGGAGACGTACGACCTGTCCGGTCGCCGGCTGCAGCGGATCAACAACGTCTACCCGACCGGCGTCGACGTCCGGGGCAACGTCGTGGTCGCCACCTCGGGGCGGACGCTGCGCGTCTACACGGTGGACCCCGGCACCCGTCGGCTGACCCAGCGTGCGGTGGTGCCGACCGGAGTGACGCCGTACGGGCTCTGCCTCTACCGCTCCGCACGCACCGAGCGGCTGCACGCGTTCGCCACCTCGGTCGGCGGGCGGGTCGAGCAGTGGCAGCTCACCGTTCGTGGCCGCCGGGTGGCCGCGAAGTCGCTGCGCACCTGGAAGATCGGGACCCGGCTGGACGCCTGCGTCGCCGACGACTCGAACGGCGCCTTGTACGTCAGCGAGCAGCGGTACGCGGTCTGGCGGTATCGGGCAGAGCCGGACGCCGGCCTGGGACGGACCCGGGTGGATTGGGCGAAGACGCGGTGGAGCGGCGCCGACGGCAAGGTGACGGCGAACGCCGAGGGCCTGGCGATCGCCGGCGACCGGCTCTACGTGTCGTCCCAGGGCAGCAGCGACTTCGCGGTCTACCACCGGGTGAGCAACGCCTACCTGGGCCGGTTCCGGGTCGCGAACAGCACCGGCGACTCCGGGGTGGACGGCTGCCAGGACAGCGTCGGGATCGAGGCGACCAGCCGCCCGCTGGGCCCGCGGTTCCCGAACGGCCTGTTCGTCTGCCACGACGGGTACAACGTCGACGACACGACCGTGCACCGGGAGAACTTCAAGCTGGTACCGATGACCCGCGCGATGCGTCCGTGA
- a CDS encoding RidA family protein — protein sequence MNTRTAIVSDQAPTPAHTFSQGVRKGGLLQVSGQGPVDPATNEYLYPGDVAKQTEQTLRNVEAILRAGGATFDDVLMLRVYLTDRAHFPIMNEAYGAFVSARVASGVLPARTTVMTGLPREEMLVEIDALAALD from the coding sequence GTGAACACCCGTACCGCGATCGTCAGCGATCAGGCCCCGACGCCCGCTCACACGTTCTCCCAGGGGGTCCGCAAGGGCGGTCTGCTCCAGGTGTCCGGGCAGGGCCCGGTGGACCCGGCGACGAACGAGTACCTGTACCCGGGCGACGTCGCCAAGCAGACCGAACAGACGCTGCGCAACGTCGAGGCGATCCTGCGGGCGGGCGGCGCGACCTTCGACGACGTGCTGATGCTGCGGGTCTACCTCACCGACCGGGCCCACTTCCCGATCATGAACGAGGCGTACGGGGCGTTCGTCTCGGCGCGGGTCGCGTCCGGGGTGCTGCCCGCGCGCACGACGGTGATGACCGGGCTGCCCCGGGAGGAGATGCTCGTCGAGATCGACGCGCTCGCCGCGCTGGACTAA